One stretch of Lytechinus variegatus isolate NC3 chromosome 17, Lvar_3.0, whole genome shotgun sequence DNA includes these proteins:
- the LOC121431351 gene encoding ankyrin repeat domain-containing protein 66-like, whose translation MMTELHEAAASGDSAQIELLLTTGKYDINGPDLEWNSRCPIHWAAIKGHAESIRLLASYGARLDVVTDEGWTATHFACEQGKILALRALYKSGALIDMEDNFGDTPQRVAEIYGHDDCVTFINEARIEIEEKKRQAEIEAKIEAERKRLEEEKAKQGKILKHLTEKKEKKSIPSRWRKGKR comes from the exons ATGATGACAGAGCTGCATGAAGCCGCTGCATCGGGGGACAGTGCCCAAATTGAATTGCTGCTGACGACTGGAAAATATGACATTAACGGACCAGACTTGGAATGGAATTCAAGGTGTCCAATTCACTGGGCTGCTATCAAAG GGCATGCAGAGAGTATACGACTTCTGGCAAGCTACGGAGCGAGGCTGGATGTCGTGACTGATGAAGGCTGGACGGCGACCCACTTTGCCTGCGAGCAGGGGAAAATACTTGCACTGAGGGCGCTATACAAATCGGGTGCGTTGATCGACATGGAAGATAATTTTGGAGATACCCCTCAGCGTGTAGCTGAGATATATGGTCACGACGATTGCGTTACTTTTATCAACGA GGCCCGGATCGAGATTGAGGAGAAGAAGCGGCAAGCTGAGATCGAGGCAAAGATAGAAGCAGAGAGGAAGAGGCTGGAGGAAGAGAAAGCCAAGCAGGGGAAAATCTTGAAACATCTGacagaaaagaaggaaaagaagtcTATACCTTCAAGATGGAGGAAAGGAAAAAGATGA
- the LOC121430964 gene encoding vacuolar protein sorting-associated protein 28 homolog codes for MFSGVPVTQSASSTTSHRPELYEEVKLYRNVREREKYDNMAELFAVINTLEWLEKAYIRDAVPAKEYTGSCSKLLMQYKAAFRHVKGEFTSVEDFMKKYRMNCPAAMERIKEDRPITIKKDDGNTSECIAQIVSLFITVMDKLRLDMKAVDEVEPEVKELSETMGRMGSLPAEYDGKEKISKWLKTMGSMRAADELSEEQIRQLLYDLDSAYNSFMRTLSGASQ; via the exons ATGTTTTCAGGCGTTCCAGTAACTCAGAGCGCAT CATCAACAACAAGCCATCGTCCAGAACTATATGAG GAGGTGAAATTATACAGAAATGTGCGAGAGCGAGAGAAATACGACAACATGGCAGAGCTATTTGCAGTGATCAACACCTTAGAATGGCTTGAGAAAGCGTACATTCGAGATGCAGTTCCTGCTAAAGA GTACACAGGGTCATGTTCCAAGCTTTTAATGCAGTACAAGGCAGCGTTCAGACATGTCAAGGGGGAGTTCACATCAGTTGAAGACTTCATGAAGAAATACAGG ATGAATTGCCCAGCTGCAATGGAGAGGATAAAAGAAGATCGACCAATCACAATTAAGAAAGATGACGGGAATACCAGCGAATGCATCGCTCAAATAGTATCG TTATTCATCACTGTAATGGACAAGCTTCGGCTGGACATGAAGGCAGTGGACGAGGTCGAGCCAGAGGTCAAGGAACTTAGCGAGACCATGGGTAGGATGGGGTCACTACCAGCTGAATATGATGGCAAAGAAAAGATTAGTAAATG GTTAAAGACGATGGGTTCAATGAGGGCAGCAGACGAACTATCTGAAGAGCAGATCCGACAACTCCTCTATGACCTTGACTCTGCGTACAACAGCTTCATGAGAACTCTATCCGGTGCATCACAATGA